In the genome of Desertifilum tharense IPPAS B-1220, one region contains:
- a CDS encoding DUF5989 family protein — protein MFEATVDFFKDLWAFLRERKKYWLLPLIISLVMVGALIILSQASVIAPFIYTLF, from the coding sequence ATGTTTGAAGCAACTGTTGACTTTTTTAAAGATCTCTGGGCTTTTTTGCGAGAGCGCAAAAAATACTGGCTGTTACCTTTGATTATTAGTTTGGTGATGGTTGGGGCCTTGATTATCCTGTCGCAAGCTTCGGTCATTGCGCCCTTTATTTACACGCTGTTCTAA
- a CDS encoding SxtJ family membrane protein, with protein MHAIPQLDRKGLRDFGLLFGFMMVLVFGLVGPLLFRHSFPLWPWIVAGVFWVWALALPQTLDPFYQLWARFGLVMGWINTRLILGIIFYLITTPMGIVMRLMGNDPMQRQWKRDALTYRVPSQVRTRESMERPF; from the coding sequence ATGCACGCAATTCCTCAACTTGACCGCAAAGGACTGCGAGATTTTGGACTCCTGTTTGGCTTTATGATGGTGCTGGTTTTCGGTCTTGTGGGGCCGTTGCTGTTCCGGCATTCTTTCCCCCTGTGGCCTTGGATTGTGGCGGGGGTGTTTTGGGTTTGGGCTTTGGCTTTACCGCAAACCCTCGATCCGTTTTATCAGCTTTGGGCCCGGTTTGGCTTGGTGATGGGGTGGATCAATACGCGCCTCATTTTGGGTATTATTTTTTATCTGATTACAACTCCAATGGGGATTGTGATGCGTCTGATGGGGAATGACCCAATGCAGCGCCAATGGAAGCGAGATGCTTTAACCTATAGAGTTCCGAGTCAAGTGAGAACGCGAGAAAGTATGGAGCGACCGTTTTAA